A single window of Oerskovia paurometabola DNA harbors:
- a CDS encoding DUF7620 family protein, translating to MIFSRRKRHERRRAQAEAQAALTQSVDHLHGTVLRAQEARHVADRLRELQRQNHFAESIRSAYGRPT from the coding sequence GTGATCTTCTCCCGCCGCAAGCGCCATGAGCGCCGCCGCGCCCAGGCCGAGGCGCAGGCCGCGCTCACCCAGTCCGTCGACCACCTCCACGGCACCGTGCTCCGCGCCCAGGAAGCCCGACACGTCGCCGATCGCCTGCGCGAGCTGCAGCGCCAGAACCACTTCGCGGAGTCCATCCGCTCCGCCTACGGGAGGCCCACGTGA
- a CDS encoding putative phage holin, with translation MTALVLALQCLALGAALGFVVLYWVHARWWQSPTGRNVMGVSLAVAAVLGLVVAQGLVPDYPGRRVAQLIVYTATAALFVQRTIQMLRAQRRP, from the coding sequence GTGACCGCGCTCGTCCTTGCCCTGCAGTGCCTGGCCCTGGGCGCTGCGCTGGGGTTCGTCGTCCTGTACTGGGTGCACGCGCGCTGGTGGCAGTCCCCGACCGGGCGCAACGTCATGGGCGTCTCCCTCGCCGTCGCCGCCGTCCTGGGGCTCGTCGTCGCCCAAGGCCTCGTCCCGGACTACCCCGGGCGCCGCGTCGCCCAGCTCATCGTCTACACGGCGACCGCGGCCCTGTTCGTCCAGCGCACCATCCAGATGCTGCGCGCCCAACGCCGCCCCTGA
- a CDS encoding M23 family metallopeptidase has protein sequence MSWHRPNAPDGRITSPFGPRGPIANAPNASTNHLGVDLRAGTLGITSDIYAAAAGKVRRIYKTPLNAWVLELDHGSGVWTRYAHMQRAGIAVAAGDRVAGGQRIAAASNSGAPTVHLHFEVLVHGRQVDPVPYLRARGVDLAVTTTAAARPGASGQVTKPTTPGAPAPITPIQEDDMRGLIEALYRRCHGREGSTREVDDWVISAAQSGKTPKQIVQAFESGRAETGTVVAAYNEILSRGPSATDITAWLKDRPTVKQVRDGIAGSAEAKGR, from the coding sequence ATGTCGTGGCACCGCCCCAACGCGCCCGACGGGCGCATCACCTCGCCCTTCGGTCCCCGCGGCCCGATCGCGAACGCCCCGAACGCGAGCACGAACCACCTCGGCGTCGACCTCCGGGCCGGAACGCTCGGCATCACCAGCGACATCTACGCCGCCGCCGCGGGCAAGGTCCGCCGGATCTACAAGACCCCACTGAACGCCTGGGTGCTCGAGCTCGACCACGGCAGCGGGGTATGGACCCGGTACGCGCACATGCAGCGCGCCGGCATCGCGGTCGCGGCCGGCGACCGGGTCGCCGGCGGGCAGCGCATCGCCGCCGCGAGCAACTCCGGGGCCCCGACCGTGCACCTGCACTTCGAGGTCCTCGTCCACGGCCGTCAAGTCGACCCCGTGCCGTACCTGCGGGCCCGCGGCGTCGACCTGGCCGTCACCACCACGGCCGCCGCCCGGCCCGGCGCGAGCGGCCAGGTCACCAAGCCCACCACACCAGGGGCACCGGCCCCCATCACCCCCATCCAGGAGGACGACATGCGAGGACTGATCGAGGCGCTGTACCGGCGCTGCCACGGCCGTGAGGGATCGACCCGTGAGGTCGACGACTGGGTCATCTCGGCCGCTCAGAGCGGCAAGACGCCCAAGCAGATCGTTCAGGCGTTCGAGTCCGGTCGCGCCGAGACCGGGACCGTCGTCGCCGCTTACAACGAGATCCTCAGCCGTGGTCCCAGCGCGACCGACATCACCGCCTGGCTCAAGGACCGCCCGACCGTCAAGCAGGTCCGTGACGGCATCGCCGGCTCGGCCGAGGCGAAGGGACGTTGA